In Patagioenas fasciata isolate bPatFas1 chromosome 15, bPatFas1.hap1, whole genome shotgun sequence, the sequence CATCATGGGAGCTGTTAGTGTGAAGATCGGAACCTGTTATAAGTCTGCTAATATGGGGAACGAGTGAGGTAATGCAGTGAAGATGATGAAAGAGTCTTACAGTGCCGACAGAGGGATCCTTGCTTTACAGTAGCAGACAAAGAAATTACTGAGCAAAGAGGAATTCGGCTCCCGAACCACTCGGACTTCTCCTGATTTCTGCCGCCGCTACAGGCACCACGAGCAGTGCGGACAGGCTGGGCTCTGGCTGTGCCGAGGTGCCACAGCCCGACATGATTCCCCTCTCCTCGCACCCAAGCTCAGAGTTCTCTGCTGCGAGCTGCTTTAGGATGACAAGATCCCCCCAAGACACATTTCCCCACAGCTCCTACTCGAGCTGAGTTGCAGAAAGCACAGAGCTCCCATTTCAAAATTGATGATGGTGCCAGCAAAGCCCCAGGGGATCCTCCCAAATCAGAGCCGCTTGGTGGCGGAGAGATGAAGCAGGTCAGAGAGGTGATAGTGCAAGTATTGCTCAACGCAGCCTTGAGTAGCAGCTACTACAGGTTGGATAGAGAGAGCAAGGAGTTATTGATCAATTTCTGAGCGCAGCtgaatgccacaggcagagaccgCTGTGAGTAAGAGATCAGCCAACACTCACCGTCGATCCtgctccgctgctctgtgctgtcaGCCCCAGGGAAGACGTGAGTCAGCAGGAAAAAAGTTTGTTGCTCCTTCCTCAAACCCAAACAGCCCCGGGTTGTTTTCCAGCTGAAAACAAGCTCTGGTGTGAGCTGCAGGTCAGGCAGGATGCAGGGAGCCACGGTCTGTGCCGTGTCACCAGTGTTACTCATTGACACACCTCTCATCTCCGCTTCAGTACGGCAGCCATTCAGGTGCACACGAATCGACATGGGGACATCTCAAGTCGCTTCAGAACACAGGAGTTTTTGGTGGACACCGAAGTCTTGCACCAGCAGACCCAGTTCACACATGATGGGCACGGTTAGGAAAGGAAAAGGCCTTTAAACACGCTTTCaagttgtgggggactacggtgggtccgtggattccctgacgtgCAGCTCCGCACACAGGCACACTGCTCACCTCCAGCCATGCTGCTTCCCAACTGCCACCTCAAAACACTGTCACAAGCAACCCCTGACCTTAGGAATCCCCCTGGAGAGCACCACGAGCTAAATCTGCCCAGGCTGGCAGCCACCGGAAACAACACTACCACTTAAACCAGTCTTAAAACAGACGGTTTAGAGCTCCAACAGCCTCCCCATGGAGCCTCCTTGCCTTTGGGTTTCGGAGCAGCATGGTTCTGGCCACAAGTTTCAGTGGGGTCTGAGCCGCACGACAAACCCCAGCCTGTCACAGAAACCTCCCCGGGCATGGATGGAACGTTGTGTTCACCTCCAGCACAATAAACAGAAgttaaaaaatccaaaaacaaataaaacaacactTCGGCTCGTCTTGTACAATCTCAGCTGTTCTCACTCCATAACAAGAgtgctaaaaagaaataaaaccaaggtTTTCTTTCCCAGCAAGGCTTTCCTTGCTTAGAAGTACCCCAGGGGCTGGTACCACTCCATGGATTGGGCAGAGCAGCCCCCGGCCCAGGACCAGTGGCCAAAGAGTAGAATCTCCTACAGGACTCCAGTGGGACACACCGTGCCCAGGTACAAAGCTTTTGGCACTGACAGGAACAACCTGAGAGTGTCACCACAACCTTTATGGCACAGGCAGCAGAATGGAAGCTTTGAAAGGAAAATCCTCAGCATATTCTGCCCCGTCTGGAGCCAGGAGAGGTAGTAGAGACACTACAAAGGCTCAGCCAAGAAGCAGCATGCAGCGATGCTGACCCTGCTGTACTGCAAAGCACAAAAGTCAATTCCCcgaccaaaaaacaaaccaaactattATGGATAAAATGTGGAATTCGGTACATTCACCCCTGATCTCTCCTGAGCACTAGTATTGCACCAACCTGCTCTAACAGCTCGCTGTCTCACAGCTGAATTGCACTGTTCATTTCCCCATCGCAAAAGCACCTAAAAATGAGGGTCCCCCGTCTCCAATGAGTTCCCCTTGCTCCTTAGAAGGCCACCCTCTGCCTTTGGGAATTCCCGATTTCCCTCCCACCCTTCTCGGAGGTTGCCCAACAAATGGGACGTGACAAATTAACAAGGCACAGCACTCAACATTCACAGCAGCGGGCACCTCGATGCTCGCTGGCATTAAGGAATCCTTCTACATTCCAGATCTTAACAAAGCTGAGAGAAGCACACGCGTCTTTGCTGCTCTCCCATCCACCCAGGGACAACCTGTCCTGGGAAGCGCCAGGAATTTCAGAAAAACACAGGACTGGACACACCATCCACTGCTGCTGCGCACAGATGGGTCACTGCAAGCTGCCGCCCAGCCAGGGAGCTCCCAAGCTACGCTCATGTGAGACACAAGTCAATTAAAAACTTTCACGTGGCTTTTACATCCCCCCTCTGGCCTCTACACCAGCTCCACAGAAGGGACAGATGGGATTTTGGGCTCTGGCAAAAGCGTGCAGTATTTTGAGGGCTGCACACTAATAAATATTGATCCCCAAGACAGCCCATCTCTCTCTCCACACCGTAATCCCCCTGTGATACGCTTTAAAAGTCAATAGTGCCCCTTCGAACGTTTAAAAACGGAGTGCTTGGTGGTTTATGTGATGGAACATCTACATTTGTGGCTACAGGGAACCACACAGCAAGCCACTCCCTCAGACACTGGTTTCTGTGGAGCAAACACATCAGCTTCTTCGCTCCTTCCCAATGGATGAGCTGCTGCAGACGGCGCAGACGCCAAGCACGGGTGATCTGTCAGACTCTGAGCACGCAGGCAGGCAGCCAGCCCCTGGGCCAGCCTAGATTTTGTACAAAAAGCTGGGGACATAGTCAAATCGGAGGACAGGGTTCCCCCCCTGGCCAGGTTCCTGAATGTACCGCAGCTTCAGCAGCTCCGCTAAATACTGCACGATTTTGATATCTTCATTGGCAAGGCCCAGCTGGAGCTTCAGAAAGTTCATTCTGCGCTTCGCAACGGATTCCTCCGGTTCCCTTTCGTTGATGGGAAGGTGCAAGTGATGGCAGAAGGTGAAGAGGAAGGCTTTAGAACACAGCTGGGTGAGGATACTTTGGACGTGCATATAGTAGGTGCTCCCTCGCTTGATCTGCGTGCGGTGATCTGCCAGCCGGGACACCACGGTGCCTTTGTAGAGCGGGCAGCGCAGAGTTTTACTGTCGGCATCCAGAATGCTGATGTAACGGCTGTAGCGGCTCAGGGCGTGCAGGACGTTCACCCCGGCAGGCGACACTGTCCTGAAACGGCAAGGAGAGAGGTCACAGCTGGAGGGGACCAGAAAATTAAGCAGCGAACTGTGTCTTTGCTTGTATCACACGTGCCTTCCCCCTGGTGAAAGAGCCTCTGTGGGCAAATAAAGTCTAGCACAGATGGAAATGGCCAAATAATCTCCCGGTCTGATAGATCCCCAAAAAACCATGATCTCCTGGATCCCCACCGTGTGCTCATCTGCACTGGGTGGGTGCTGCTCTATCCCCCACTGCGCTGGGGGCAGTTTCCCTGCTTAGCGACATGGAGACAGGACGTGTCTGGGGAACAGAAGTGAATCTTGCAGCAGCTGGTGGCTTCTGCATGTGACGAGGACTTGAGAACCCAAATGAGCTCCATCCCCTAGCCGAAAGCTCACCTGTCCCCCCAGATCATGGGTTTGGGAGGGAGCTGCTCGAAGGTGGTTGAAACCCTGAGAGGAGTGAGTCCTCCTGTCCTTCCTTTAAAAAGAGAACTGGCCTTAAACTAGAATATTCCTCAGATGAGCCTGAGCATTTTTAACTCGAGCACAAACCCATGGCACATTCACAACATGCAATTATCCAACAAGCCTAAATTAAAGTCATTTAAATGCAAATCACAAGCCTACGCAACCTCCACCTTCTGCTCCTCAATTTTGTGTGGGTAAAGTCACTGGAGATGCAGCTCCTAGTCCCAGATTGGGAGCCCCAACTTGTGGGGTCAgggttgtccctgtccccagcagcctcTGGCCTCAGAGGACACAGCACCTGCACTGGAATAATTAATTTAACCTCTGGGTTCCATCGCAAAGCCCTTGAACAAACGGTTTGCTGAGAGCAGCCACGTTAAACTCGACACTTAATTAATATTCCACAGACTTACaagcagttcttaaaaaaaattacttttgtttATAAATATGGTATCTAAGCACAGACATTGAGCAATGAGTAAACACTCAGTGCATTTAAAAACCTCCCTGACAGACAGAGAAGTCTGGGAGCAGCTGTTGGCAGAGTTGTCATCCCACCTCACGAGCGCAGAAATGAGGATAAACACACGGTTTAGGATAATTTTGTCATCCACAACCCCCAGTGATGCAACACTCAGCAGCCCAGAAAGCAGATTTCTGTATTTTGATTTCCACACTGCCCAGAAACTCTTTGAGGAGCTGCTCCAGCCCGGCGCTGGGCTGCCGCTCTGACTTGTGTCTTCCACGTTAGTGACAGCGATGGCCATTCCTTgtcaaacctgcaccccaagcgCCAAACATATTCTGGTAACGCACCAAGAAAAGCCTTTTCATAACAGCAACAAAGTCAGGGCCAAAATCTTGCCAGCTGAGCAATTACTCTTCACTAATATAAACTACATTTCAGGGTTGGGTCCTTGCCTTTGTGATGATCCTCACCCTGAGCAGGAGTTTCCTTCGCATCTGAATTGCGGTTCAGGTGCAAAACCCTCCCTGTATCAAAGCATCTATTTCACAAACAAAATTTTAACTAGAAACGTCAGAGGAGTTTTAGCAGGAGCCAGAagcagaacacaaaacaggactCCAAGAGTGCTCTGGTATTGGAGCAACCAGGAAAACAGCAGGACTTGAGTGTTTTTTCCGTACTTGGCCATGCTAAGACGTTAAACCTGAGGGAAACCTGCCCGAATTACTAGTCTGAGCCAGCAGAAAGGTCCCAGCACATGTTTTAAATATTAACTCTCAAGTGAGATTGGATATGAAGAGAGATAAATCTACCTCCCTTCAAAACACATCCCATAAGCAAAAACTTGTGTACGTAATTAGACAGAGACCTCCCCTGTGCACCCATTCCCCTCTGAAATTCTCACTTAGTTTTTATCATCCACCTCAACACCGATAAAGCCACGATTTACCTCTGGAGTCCAATCAGCTTCCACTTCTGGAAATCCACCACATGCAGAGGGGAAGTCACCCAGTGCTTCACGGGCTTGGTGTACACCCCACAGTTGGGCACGAAGATGGAAAGCGCCGTCACCAGCTTCTTGACGATGTTTTCCTcctcccccagcaccaccagTGTCCTCCCACTGAGCAGTGAGTAGATGGCAGGGTGGGCAAAGGGGTACTGCCGGATGAAGCGCAGCGCGTTCTGCCCGGCCTTTTTTTTGTGCCTTTCGCTCCCCTGGCAGGTGGGGTGAGCGGGGGACGGGGTCCTGTCGGAGCAGGTGGAGGCGGCACTGCTCATGTAGCTGGTGGAATCTGAGTACTCATCCAGGCTGCTCTTGCTGAGCTCCCGGCTGCCCAGCGGGTAGCGTGAATCGAGCTCACAGGGAAGGAGCCCCCCCGAGATGCCGTCGTGGGAGGCAAAGCCCCCAAAAGTCCCACGCAGCCCCTGCTCAGCCGGGCGGGACGGCTGTGGGGGGATCCTGACGACCCCCTCCTCGTCACAGGGCTTCTGGCCCAGCTCAGCCTCAAGGAAGTTTGGACTCTCCTTCCCGATACAACAAGCGGAATCAACCTGTGCCAAGCTTTCCTGTTGTGAAAGGTCTTCCCGCTCGTCGGCGTCACCCGGGTTTAATCTTGGGGTGAAGCGAAGGCCTCCGTCTTCATCATCATCCAGGTAAGGTTCCTCGTTAATGGCACTTGGGTAGCTCGCTTTGAAATCTTCTGGGATGAGAGATtcagaggggcaggtgctgagcaCCTCGATGCTGTCCTCGCTGACCGTGCGCCGGCTGCccaccctgctcctgcctgcctggGGGCTGGGGCTCACGGGCAGGCTGCCCTGGCTCTCCGATTTTGGCAAGCCGGCAGTGGATTTCTCCGTCCCCAGCACCTCGATGCTCTCGCCACTGCTGATGCTGCCTTTAATATCAGCGTCGAGATAGTCCAGGTTCTCCTGGGGCTCGAAAGTGACAGATTCACTCATTTTGGGTTCATTGGTGTCCTCGAGCTCCTGCTCCATCTTGATGGGCACAGACTCCACGCTGGACTTGTAGGAGCCCAGGCTGATGACAACTTTAGGAGCAGGGGACTCTTCTGAACACTTTCTATCGACAGCATCTTGACTGAGCTCCTGACAGCCTCTGTACTGTTTTTCAGGGGGTTTTTCATCCAGAAAAGAGACATCCTCGAAGAGGAAGTTCGTTACGGTTTGTTGTTTCAAGAGCGCTCTACTGATCTGATCTGTCAGGAGGTAGCAGACATCACCTCTGAACGTCCTCTCAATCTGATGCAACTGGTCAAGGGTTTGGGTGAAGAAATAAATATCACAGAGCTCCTCCAGCGTCTTCAGCTTCTTGTCAAAGCATTTGGCAGACTTGGCTTTGATGAGCTTGGGGGTATAGGACGGCGCATGGGAGTAAAGGTGCGTTGGGCTGGGCTCAGCTTGATCCGAGGTACTCAGGTCCTGGTCACAGCCCGTCTCGGCTGGATCCAGCGCAGCCTCTGGCTCGTAGGGGTGGAATTCGGACTCCTTCAGTTTCCTGTAGGGATATGACCGGATTTGTTTCAGCAGATCTTGGTGCTCGATGATGGACTTTTCCACGCTGGCCAGCTCGTTGGCCTTCTCGATGGCTTGGGTGGTGTAATACCCTTTGTCATTGGCTTTCTTCTGTATCTCAGTTTCATTGTGCAGGACAGTTCTGGTGTAGTCGAGATCTTTCAGTTTCTTTTCCAGTTCATTAGCAAAAGCTTTCCTGTTCCCCGTCTTCAGGCATTCAGAGGCTTTGGAGAACTCAGCAGAGAGTTCCTGAAACTGCTGCATGATTTTGTGCTCATCGGCAGAAATGTATGCCATGCAGaagggcctgacaaaacccctGGCTTCCAGGTCATAGAGCGTCAGGTGGTGCACGTAGGCGAAGGCTCCTTCCTTTGAGTCCCCCAGCACCACCTTGGAATCCTCCACAAAGTTCAGCTTTGGGTAAGCAGAGCCGGGCGGGTGCCCCACGAAGGAAGCCTGGTAATCCACAGACATGATCCGGAG encodes:
- the SMCR8 gene encoding guanine nucleotide exchange protein SMCR8 — translated: MISAPDVVAFTREEELEDELCSEPPLPEEYSVPLFPFASHGANPWAKVAGSKFTRDFILISEFSEQVGPQPLLTIPDDAKVSGTFDLNYFSLRIMSVDYQASFVGHPPGSAYPKLNFVEDSKVVLGDSKEGAFAYVHHLTLYDLEARGFVRPFCMAYISADEHKIMQQFQELSAEFSKASECLKTGNRKAFANELEKKLKDLDYTRTVLHNETEIQKKANDKGYYTTQAIEKANELASVEKSIIEHQDLLKQIRSYPYRKLKESEFHPYEPEAALDPAETGCDQDLSTSDQAEPSPTHLYSHAPSYTPKLIKAKSAKCFDKKLKTLEELCDIYFFTQTLDQLHQIERTFRGDVCYLLTDQISRALLKQQTVTNFLFEDVSFLDEKPPEKQYRGCQELSQDAVDRKCSEESPAPKVVISLGSYKSSVESVPIKMEQELEDTNEPKMSESVTFEPQENLDYLDADIKGSISSGESIEVLGTEKSTAGLPKSESQGSLPVSPSPQAGRSRVGSRRTVSEDSIEVLSTCPSESLIPEDFKASYPSAINEEPYLDDDEDGGLRFTPRLNPGDADEREDLSQQESLAQVDSACCIGKESPNFLEAELGQKPCDEEGVVRIPPQPSRPAEQGLRGTFGGFASHDGISGGLLPCELDSRYPLGSRELSKSSLDEYSDSTSYMSSAASTCSDRTPSPAHPTCQGSERHKKKAGQNALRFIRQYPFAHPAIYSLLSGRTLVVLGEEENIVKKLVTALSIFVPNCGVYTKPVKHWVTSPLHVVDFQKWKLIGLQRTVSPAGVNVLHALSRYSRYISILDADSKTLRCPLYKGTVVSRLADHRTQIKRGSTYYMHVQSILTQLCSKAFLFTFCHHLHLPINEREPEESVAKRRMNFLKLQLGLANEDIKIVQYLAELLKLRYIQEPGQGGNPVLRFDYVPSFLYKI